One Corynebacterium matruchotii genomic window, CACCGGTAAGGTTTTGTTCTTTCTCTTTGAGCAGCTTGTGCTCGCGGGCGTACTTGTTCATCAGGGAGGTCAGCGCCGCCCGGAAGCCTTCTTCGTGGGTGCCACCCTCGATGGTGTTAATGGTGTTTGCGAACGTGTGTACGCTTTGGGCATAGCCGGAGTTCCATTGCATGGCCACCTCAACCTCAAGGTTCTCGCCCTTGACTTCCAGGCTAATGATCGTGGGGTGGATCGCCGTCTTGGACTTATTCAAATGCTCCACATAGTCCTGCAACCCATTGGGGTAGTAGAAGGTCTTTTTCTTTTCCTTCTTTTTGACGACTTTTTCCTCGGCAGCTTCGACCGCGGTCTCGGGGTCACCTTCGGCGATTTCTTCCGCCAACGTTTCCAGTTCGATTTCCTCTTCGGAGGCCCGCTTGTCGGTGAGGGTGATGGTGAGCCCCTTGTTCAGGAACGCCATCTCCTGCAGGCGGCGAGCAATCAGTTCGAAGGAGAAAACCGTGGTTTCAAAAACTTCAGGATCCGGCCAGAATCGAACAGTTGTTCCTGTACCTTCGGCGGGCCCACCTGCCACTAGTTCTTCGGGAATAGCATTGGTGAAGTTCTGGTACCAGTGCTTACCGTCGCGTTTAATGTCGGCTTCGACCCGGGTGGAGAGGGCATTCACCACGGAAATACCCACGCCGTGGAGGCCGCCGGACACGGCATAGGATTCGGAGTCGAATTTGCCGCCGGCGTGCAGTTGAGTCATAACAACTTGAACGGTGGGAGCACCGGAGGGGTGCATTTCCACGGGAATGCCACGGCCGTTATCAATGACTTCGATACCGCCATCAGCAAGAATGGTCACCTCGACTTTGTCGGCGTAGCCGGCCATTGCTTCATCCACCGAGTTATCCACAACCTCCCACACCAAGTGGTGTAGGCCACGCTCGTTGGTGGAACCGATGTACATGCCGGGACGCTTACGAACAGCCTCTAGTCCCTCAAGGATGGTGATTGATGAGGCGCCATATTCGTGTTCAGCGGTAGCCACGTAACTAGCACTCCTTTGAATTTTAATAGCATTTAGACCGTTCTATTCTACACTGCCTAGGGACCTACATGGTAAGACATTGCTCGCGTCTTAGGGCAAGTTAGCTTAGTTCTCGGGCTTAGCCGTAGGTATCGCGGGGCCCGCGGCCCTTGACATGCAGCGGCCCATACCGCCAGCTGGGAGGCTTAGGGCCGGAAATCCGCAATTCCGTCACGATGTTGGGCCCCACTTTTTCCTCAATGGTACTCAAAATATTTCGCTGCATGGTGCGGAGGTTCGATGCCCAAGCGGTCGAATCGCAGCTGATATATAATTTTTTGTCAGCGAATTTCTCCACCTTGGTGTGCCCCGCAATGCGGTCGCCGACCAGCAGCGACCAATGCGAATGAATCCACCCGCCGGCTAGTTTAGTGCGCCAACCGCGCGCGGTGATTTCCTGCTCTACCAGCGCAGATATCCCCTCCAAATTGCGGTCCGGCCTGAGGATCGCCCGCCCGTCCAGGCCGGTCGGTTGCCCCTTGCTTGTCGACGCCCGCAAGCGCCGGACCGACCGCCTAGGTCGGATAAGTCTGGGCACGGTGCCTCGTCGTAAAGCTTCCTGACGCATACGTTCAAACGCATATGCGACTGAATCCCGTGATTCGGTCATGGTGGCTCCCTATGATTCATTGCTACTAATCACCGATGTGCGGTCGGTCATCACGACGGGAATGCGATGAATATCACCCAAGTCCGGTGGCAGGTCGTCCGGCACCGCCACGGTAATGAGTACCTGTTCTACGTCCTGGGTGAGGTGGACCAGGCGTTCGCGTCGCAACGCGTCGAGTTCGGCGAACACATCGTCGAGGATGAGCACGGGATCGGTGCCGTCGGCGCGCAGCAGTTGGAACTCGCCGAGCCGCAGCGCCAACACCATCGACCAGGTTTCCCCATGCGACGCAAACCCCTTCGCCGGCACATCACCCAGGGTGATAACCAGATCGTCCCGGTGCGGACCCACCAGGCTGCGACCTCGATCAATCTCCTTGGGGCGCATCCTGCCCAGCTCAGCGAGCATGGCGGCCTCAATCAGCGCGGGATCCTCGCCTACGTCGGGAACCGTGGATTCGTAGGCGATGTGGGCCGGCCGGGACTCCGGGGCGATGCCCGCATAAGCCTCGTGGACGAGCGGATCCAACTCCGTCACCAGGGCCCGCCGCGCAGCGATCATTTGCGCCCCCTGACGGGCCAGCTGAGCGTCCCACACATCCAATGTGGCCAATGACCCGTCATCGCCAGAATAGCCGCGTCTGAGGGCCGCTGAGGACGTTTTTAGCAGGGTTGTTCGTTGCCGCAACACTTTCTCGTAGTCCGCCTTGACGCCCGCAAGCCGCGGCCGGCGGGTGGCAATGATGTTATCCAGGTAGCGGCGACGCTCGGCGGGCTCCCCTCGCACCAGCGCTAGATCCTCGGGGCAAAACAGCACCGTGCGCACCACACCCAGCAGTTCCCGGGGCGAATTCAGTCTTGTGCGGTTAATGCTCGCCTGGTTGGCCCCGGACGCGTTGATGAGCAGGTGGGCGGTCAATTCCCGGTCGTCCCGTACCGCGGTTGCCGACACCCGGGCGTTGGGCTGGCCGTGGCGTACCAGGGGCGCGTCCTGGGCCACCCTGTGGGAGCCGAGGTGGGCCACATAGCCGATGGCCTCCACCAGGTTGGTTTTCCCGTGGCCGTTGCGCCCCACGAACAGTGTGATTCCCGGACCAAGCCGCACATGGCAGTGGGGCCAGGAGCGAAAGTCGCGCAGGCTGAGCTCTCGAATAAACACGCTGGCCGGATTAGCCGGGCAACCGCACCGGCATGAGCAGGTAGGTGAAATCCGTGTCCGGGGTGGGGTACAACCCGTCGTCGTTGAGTTCGGGCAGCTTCTCCGGCTCGGGGATGAGGATCGCGGGGCGGGAGGATTCCGTGAAGCCGAACACAACCCGCTGGGTGCGCACCACGTGCAGCCCGTCGCGTAGGTAGGCGGGGTTGAAGGCGATGAGGAGTTCTTCCTCGGTGCCGATGAATTCGCAGGGCACGGACTCCTCGGCATGACCGGCGTCGGAGCCACCCGCCGAGAGCAGCACCTCCCCTGGGGTGAAGTGCATGCGGATTTGGGCGTTCCGGTCAGCCACGAGGGCAACCCGCTTGATGGCGTCCTGAAGGGACGAGATTTCCACGCTGGCCAGGCACTTGTGGAATTTGGGCAGCAGCGGGTTGACGTTGGGGAATTCTGCGTCCAGGAGTCGGGTGGTGGTTTGCCGGGCGTCCACGTGAATGCCGAACAGCCCTTCGGCGCCGATGGAGTCACCGGAGCCTACGGCGATTTCCACCGGTTCTGTGGAATTCGCGTCGAGGGTGCGGGCGTTTTCCACAAAGTTTTTCGCCGGGATAAGCAGCTTGGCCTGGGCATCCGGGAAGGCAGGAATCCATTGGAACCGCCGCAGCGCGAGCCGGAACCGGTCGGTGGCGGTCAGCGTGATGTCTTCGCCCTCGATCTCCATGTGTACGCCGGTGAGCATGGGCAACGTGTCGTCCTTGCCGGCCGCGGTGGCGACCTGGGTCACTGCGTCGATGAACAGCCGGGGATTGATCGCGCCCGTGACCTCGGGGAGCGTGGGCAAGGTGGGGTAGTCGTCGAGGGGAATCGACGGGAGCTCAAACCGAGAGGAACCGCATTTGAGCTGCACTGTGGAGCCGTCCACGAAGATCTCGACAGGCTTGTTTGGCAGGGTGGCGGTGATGTCGGCGATGAGTTTGCCCGCGACAGCGATCCGTCCCGGCTGGTTGACCTCGGCGGGAATGCGCACCTTGGTGGACACTTCGTAGTCGAATCCGGCAAATTCCAGGCCATCGTCGTCGGCGGTGATAAGCATTGCGCGGAGAACCGGTTGTGCAGGCTTGGTAGGTAGATTGCGTGCTACCCACGATACCGCGCTGGCGAGATCTTCTTTTGCAACGACAAATGACACGGCGCCTAGATCCATGGGTTCGGGTTGCTCCTTTGTGCGGTTCGCTTTTCGACGGCTTTTCGACGGCTTTTCGACGGCCAAACGGTCAGGCGGCCAGTAGGGGCCGCAGCTGCCTCCAAACTTACCCGGAAGATCTCGACGGCGAAAAATCGGGGCGGCGGCGAAGTAGCAAGTTTGCGGCGAAGTCCCTACAGTTACCAGAGATCTACCTAGGTATGTAGTTGGTAGTAGTAATAGGTCCTGTGGATATTGTGGAAAACCCTCCTTTTCGCAGCTCAGAGCATGTGAGTGCCTGTGGATAAACTTGTGGAATTAATGTGGATAACTTCGAAAACCTGTGGATAACTTTTTTGGGCCCAGATTTATCCACAGGTTTATCCACAGAAATCGGCCAGTTATCCACAGAAATTTTGGAGTTATCCACACCCCCTGTGGACGCACATTTGCAGCAACGTGGTGACCGGAATCACTTTTGCATAGCTTGTGGATAACCATCCTGTGGACATTGTGGATAACTTTTGATAACCGCAGCTCAAGGCGCAAAAATTTATCCACAATTTTATCCACAGGCTGGGGAAAACTCCAGGTCGACTTTTTTGCATAACCGAGGCTGCAAAGTCGATTTCTACCCTCTTTTGTGCACAGCGGGGGTAAAACTGTGGATAACTAGTTTGCTACAGGTCGATTTTGACGCATTTTCCCTGTTCGACGGGGGGTGCATTGCGCACAACTTATAGGATTGTGGATAAATAATATCAGGTTTGCAGCCGTATTTTTGGCCAATTTTCGGCATTTAGCAGGTTTGCGGCAGCATGTGGAGATTATGGGATTTTTTCATGGTTTTTCGTATTGTGTATAACCAGGTATTTTACCACTTCAACCGCTATCTAATGATGTTATCCACAGGCTGTGATTTTGGAAAAATAGCAGACTTGATAAATGTGGTGCAGATCATGCAATTACCCCCTTGCCGGTTTTGGGCCGCCTAGGCCGCCCGGGCTGTGCATAACTCGATATTTCCCCAGTTCACACCGCATTTTTGCCTCACTATTGGCTGTAGACGCCGTCTGCGCTTGTGGATAACCACGCTATAATGCCCAAAAATACCCATTGAACAGGGCAAACCCGGTAAAACCGGTGAGTTATCCACATGTCCCCATGGCGGACGGTCCGCCTGGGCTGTGCATGACTGTGGAAAACCCGGCTGCACATGGGCTATACACAGAGTAAAACCCCAGCCAAAATACGCTTTAAGCTGGGGTTTGTGTATATCTCTTGGGTGGCTTGAGCGTAGTTGAGGCTTCGCCGAACACAGCACACTCAAGACCGTACTCACCTGTGGCTTGTGGATACTGCTTAGTAGGAGGAGGCAGCTAGGGCTTCCCGCAGGCAGTGTCCGGGAGGCATTCCTGGGGAAGACTCACTGGCGCACACCATATAGGCGATGACTGGCCCATAGATTGGCAGGGCGCTGAGGCTGAGGAAATCCAGACTACTGTCCACAGAGGCAGGGAGTTCAAACCGCTCTCCTGCGGATACTGGGGTGAATGAAGTTGCTGCCAAGGCCAGGCATGCTGTGGTGATTGCGATTTTGATGGAACGCATGGTGATCTCCTAGAATTGGGGGGCCATCCTTGGCTTCATGAGCGGTACGATCGAGAGCGCCAGCGGGAATGTGACGATATCCCAAAGAACCGAATAGATGGTTTTGAACACACTATTTTGCTCGATTTCTTGGCTCAACGCGGTCGAGGTATCAGGTTCCACATCCGCAGCGTAGGCCGGGGTGATGGTGGTAGCCGTTGCGATTGCGGTGCAGGTGGCAATGATGGCGAGTTTGATACGGCGCATAATAACTCCTTATGGTTTGAGCTGGGTTTCTTGTCCTAGATCATGCCAGGCTCGACGGATAGCGAGATCGAGAGTGCGACTGGAAGCATGGCGACCTCCCAAAGCACCATATAGGCGGTTTTGAGCACGCCATTTTCCTTGACTTCTTCGCTGAGCGCGGCCAGGGTATTGGGCTCGACATCCGCAGCATAGGCTGGGGTGGTGATGGTGGCTGCTGTGACCGCAGCACATGTGGCGACGATGGCGAGTTTGATACGGCGCATGGTAACTCCCTATGTTTTAGCGCTGATTCATGGTTTGAACTGGGGTTTGTGGATAACCCTTAGTAGGATAGGGCTTCCCGGAGACAATATCCGGGAGGTACCGATGGCAGCCCATGAGACGACCCGCTGGCACACAGCAAGTAGCGG contains:
- the gyrB gene encoding DNA topoisomerase (ATP-hydrolyzing) subunit B; this encodes MATAEHEYGASSITILEGLEAVRKRPGMYIGSTNERGLHHLVWEVVDNSVDEAMAGYADKVEVTILADGGIEVIDNGRGIPVEMHPSGAPTVQVVMTQLHAGGKFDSESYAVSGGLHGVGISVVNALSTRVEADIKRDGKHWYQNFTNAIPEELVAGGPAEGTGTTVRFWPDPEVFETTVFSFELIARRLQEMAFLNKGLTITLTDKRASEEEIELETLAEEIAEGDPETAVEAAEEKVVKKKEKKKTFYYPNGLQDYVEHLNKSKTAIHPTIISLEVKGENLEVEVAMQWNSGYAQSVHTFANTINTIEGGTHEEGFRAALTSLMNKYAREHKLLKEKEQNLTGDDCREGLAAVISVRVGEPQFEGQTKTKLGNSEVRGFVQKAINEHVSDWLDANPAEAKVIINKAVSSAHARVAARKAREMVRRKSATDLGGLPGKLADCRSKDPAKSELYIVEGDSAGGSAKGGRDSMYQAILPLRGKILNVEKARLDKVLKNNEVQAIITALGTGIHDEFDIQKLRYGKIVLMADADVDGQHIATLLLTLLFRFMPQLIEEGHVFLAQPPLYKLKWAKGDPGFAYSDNQRDELLAEGLAAGRKINKDDGIQRYKGLGEMNASELWETTLDPQVRILRRVDMNDAQLADELFSILMGDDVAARRSFITRKAKDVRFLDV
- a CDS encoding DciA family protein, whose amino-acid sequence is MTESRDSVAYAFERMRQEALRRGTVPRLIRPRRSVRRLRASTSKGQPTGLDGRAILRPDRNLEGISALVEQEITARGWRTKLAGGWIHSHWSLLVGDRIAGHTKVEKFADKKLYISCDSTAWASNLRTMQRNILSTIEEKVGPNIVTELRISGPKPPSWRYGPLHVKGRGPRDTYG
- the recF gene encoding DNA replication/repair protein RecF (All proteins in this family for which functions are known are DNA-binding proteins that assist the filamentation of RecA onto DNA for the initiation of recombination or recombinational repair.), encoding MFIRELSLRDFRSWPHCHVRLGPGITLFVGRNGHGKTNLVEAIGYVAHLGSHRVAQDAPLVRHGQPNARVSATAVRDDRELTAHLLINASGANQASINRTRLNSPRELLGVVRTVLFCPEDLALVRGEPAERRRYLDNIIATRRPRLAGVKADYEKVLRQRTTLLKTSSAALRRGYSGDDGSLATLDVWDAQLARQGAQMIAARRALVTELDPLVHEAYAGIAPESRPAHIAYESTVPDVGEDPALIEAAMLAELGRMRPKEIDRGRSLVGPHRDDLVITLGDVPAKGFASHGETWSMVLALRLGEFQLLRADGTDPVLILDDVFAELDALRRERLVHLTQDVEQVLITVAVPDDLPPDLGDIHRIPVVMTDRTSVISSNES
- the dnaN gene encoding DNA polymerase III subunit beta; translated protein: MDLGAVSFVVAKEDLASAVSWVARNLPTKPAQPVLRAMLITADDDGLEFAGFDYEVSTKVRIPAEVNQPGRIAVAGKLIADITATLPNKPVEIFVDGSTVQLKCGSSRFELPSIPLDDYPTLPTLPEVTGAINPRLFIDAVTQVATAAGKDDTLPMLTGVHMEIEGEDITLTATDRFRLALRRFQWIPAFPDAQAKLLIPAKNFVENARTLDANSTEPVEIAVGSGDSIGAEGLFGIHVDARQTTTRLLDAEFPNVNPLLPKFHKCLASVEISSLQDAIKRVALVADRNAQIRMHFTPGEVLLSAGGSDAGHAEESVPCEFIGTEEELLIAFNPAYLRDGLHVVRTQRVVFGFTESSRPAILIPEPEKLPELNDDGLYPTPDTDFTYLLMPVRLPG